The following are encoded together in the Macadamia integrifolia cultivar HAES 741 chromosome 10, SCU_Mint_v3, whole genome shotgun sequence genome:
- the LOC122092282 gene encoding uncharacterized protein LOC122092282: MADEQRFQQIEASVDRTWEERSVNHADLERPARNGGNGGPTIPKYTKLEFPRYDRSMDPTSWIMRAEQFFEFQHTPQEDQAPMAAYHLEGDVQFWYQFLKEQEEPVTWNLLKDGLHTRFGPTQYEDFFVDLTKLRQEGNVREFQSQFERLLSRFKGLTVAQQVSLFVSGLKETIQIEVKAAHPTTLSEAIGLARLFESKMQANTTISAMPGSTMPIRRLSPTETQKRRD, translated from the exons ATGGCTGATGAGCAACGTTTTCAACAGATCGAGG CTTCTGTCGATCGAACATGGGAGGAGCGCTCCGTTAATCACGCCGACCTTGAGCGGCCCGCACGGAATGGCGGCAATGGAGGACCCACCATACCTAAATATACAAAGCTGGAATTTCCACGGTATGATAGATCTATGGATCCGACAAGTTGGATTATGCGAGCAGAGCAATTCTTCGAGTTTCAACATACTCCCCAAGAAGATCAAGCTCCAATGGCAGCTTACCACCTAGAAGGAGATGTCCAATTTTGGTACCAGTTCCTTAAGGAGCAAGAAGAACCTGTCACTTGGAACCTTCTCAAGGATGGTCTCCATACCCGCTTTGGTCCGACCCAATATGAGGATTTCTTTGTAGACCTTACGAAACTACGACAAGAGGGTAATGTAAGGGAATTTCAAAGTCAATTCGAGAGGTTGCTAAGCCGCTTCAAGGGTCTGACAGTAGCACAACAAGTTAGTCTATTTGTAAGTGGTCTTAAGGAGACCATTCAGATCGAAGTTAAGGCGGCTCACCCAACCACTTTATCGGAGGCCATTGGCTTGGCCAGATTGTTCGAATCCAAGATGCAAGCCAACACCACCATATCAGCTATGCCTGGATCAACTATGCCAATACGCCGCCTGTCACCAACAGAAACGCAAAAAAGGCGAGACTAG
- the LOC122091439 gene encoding probable beta-D-xylosidase 2, which produces MCMCFPIYIYPHLPHSQKHTILSQRTPLYLIMKTAFTMRPSSSVISLLFFPVLLLLCFSPPTGEARPSFACNPSDVNTRSLPFCQVSLPIPDRVNDLIGRLTLQEKIGLLVDNAAPVQRLGISGYEWWSEGLHGVSNAGPGVIFGGSFPGATSFPQVITTAASFNTSLWKQIGRVVSTEARAMYNGGVAGLNYWSPNVNIFRDPRWGRGQETPGEDPVLASKYAVNYVKGLQEPYGTDGSRLKVAACCKHYTAYDVDNWNGVDRYHFNAMVSKQDLKDTFDVPFRACVSGGKVASVMCSYNQVNGVPTCADTNLLRNTIRGKWKLNGYIVSDCNSIGVFYDTQHYTAKPEDAAAAAIKAGMDLECGSFLTDHADQALKTGKMSELDVNGALANTLTVQMRLGMYDGEPSAQPFGQLGPLDVCSPDNQQLALEAARQGIVLLKNGGSSLPLSPLLHRTIAVIGPNSDVTVTMIGNYAGVPCGYTTPLQGIGRYATAIHQPGCSDVACDSNDMFGAALDAARQADATVLVMGLDQSIEAELKDRVGLLLPGRQQELVSSVAMASKGPTVLVLMSGGPIDVSFANDDPRISAILWVGYPGQAGGTAIADVLFGTTNPGGKLPMTWYPQDYIANLPMTTMAMRSDPATGYPGRTYRFYKGPVVYPFGHGMSYTNFVHTIADAPKAVAVLFGGGHSSSNTTTSGKSIRVAHAKCDGLSVSLNVDVKNSGAKDGTHTLLVFSAPPAGEWAPQKQLAAFEKVHVPAGSQQRVSINIHVCKYLSVVDRNGNRRIPMGEHNLHIGDLSHPISIQAMSLGQIKS; this is translated from the exons ATGTGTATGTGTttccccatatatatatatccacatCTTCCACACTCACAGAAACACACAATTTTAAGCCAAAGAACCCCTCTTTATCTGATAATGAAAACGGCTTTTACAATGAGACCCTCCTCCTCCgtcatctctcttctcttctttccggTGCTTCTCCTCCTCTGTTTTTCACCGCCCACCGGAGAAGCACGTCCTTCTTTCGCTTGCAATCCAAGCGATGTAAATACGAGGAGCCTACCCTTCTGCCAAGTGTCTCTACCGATACCGGACAGGGTGAATGACCTCATCGGACGGCTGACATTGCAGGAAAAGATAGGGCTCCTCGTCGACAACGCCGCACCGGTGCAGAGGCTGGGCATCAGTGGTTACGAGTGGTGGTCGGAGGGGCTTCACGGAGTTTCCAACGCGGGTCCCGGTGTTATATTTGGTGGGAGTTTCCCTGGGGCCACCAGTTTCCCACAGGTCATCACCACCGCTGCTTCCTTCAATACCTCTTTGTGGAAACAAATCGGACGG GTGGTGTCAACTGAAGCGAGGGCGATGTACAACGGAGGAGTGGCGGGACTGAATTACTGGAGCCCCAACGTAAACATTTTCAGAGACCCCAGGTGGGGCCGGGGCCAGGAGACTCCCGGTGAAGATCCGGTTTTAGCTTCTAAGTACGCCGTCAACTACGTGAAGGGACTGCAGGAGCCATACGGCACTGACGGTAGCAGGTTGAAGGTTGCTGCCTGTTGTAAGCACTACACCGCCTACGACGTCGACAACTGGAATGGCGTCGATCGCTACCACTTCAACGCCATG GTTAGCAAGCAAGATTTGAAAGATACGTTTGATGTGCCGTTCAGGGCGTGTGTGTCCGGAGGGAAGGTGGCGAGTGTGATGTGCTCTTACAATCAAGTTAACGGAGTTCCTACCTGTGCCGACACCAACCTCCTCCGCAACACCATCCGTGGTAAATGGAAACTCAACGGGTACATCGTTTCAGACTGCAACTCTATTGGGGTTTTTTACGATACTCAACACTACACTGCAAAACCTGAAGACGCAGCTGCGGCCGCCATTAAAGCAG GTATGGACTTAGAATGTGGATCTTTCCTGACTGACCACGCTGATCAAGCACTGAAGACAGGGAAGATGAGCGAGTTGGATGTGAATGGTGCCTTAGCTAATACCCTAACAGTGCAGATGAGGTTAGGTATGTACGATGGAGAGCCATCGGCACAGCCATTTGGGCAATTGGGTCCACTGGATGTTTGCTCGCCGGACAACCAACAGCTCGCCCTTGAGGCCGCTCGACAAGGCATCGTCCTTTTGAAGAACGGTGGGTCATCGCTACCCCTATCTCCCCTTCTTCACCGGACGATCGCCGTCATCGGGCCCAACTCCGACGTCACGGTTACCATGATTGGGAACTACGCCGGCGTTCCATGTGGATACACTACTCCGCTACAGGGGATCGGGAGATACGCTACAGCCATTCACCAACCGGGATGTAGCGACGTGGCGTGCGACAGCAACGACATGTTCGGTGCGGCTCTGGATGCCGCGCGTCAAGCAGACGCGACGGTGCTGGTGATGGGGCTGGACCAGTCCATCGAGGCTGAGCTCAAGGATAGGGTTGGGCTACTCTTACCGGGACGCCAGCAGGAACTGGTCTCTAGTGTGGCCATGGCCTCCAAGGGACCCACAGTGCTGGTGTTGATGAGTGGTGGGCCCATTGACGTTTCATTCGCTAACGACGATCCGCGTATCTCTGCTATCCTCTGGGTGGGGTACCCAGGCCAAGCCGGAGGGACGGCCATCGCCGATGTGTTGTTCGGAACAACTAACCCAG GAGGCAAGCTCCCCATGACGTGGTATCCGCAGGACTATATCGCTAACCTGCCCATGACGACCATGGCCATGCGGTCAGACCCAGCCACAGGTTACCCAGGGAGAACCTATAGGTTCTACAAAGGCCCAGTTGTGTATCCCTTTGGGCATGGAATGAGTTACACAAATTTCGTGCACACCATTGCTGATGCCCCTAAAGCGGTCGCCGTCCTCTTCGGCGGTGGACATTCTAGCTCCAATACCACAACCTCAGGGAAGTCAATAAGAGTGGCACACGCCAAATGCGATGGGCTCTCGGTTAGTCTAAATGTCGACGTAAAGAACTCCGGCGCCAAGGATGGAACTCACACCCTTCTCGTATTCTCGGCGCCGCCGGCCGGTGAGTGGGCTCCTCAAAAACAGTTGGCGGCATTCGAGAAGGTGCACGTCCCGGCTGGGTCTCAACAACGGGTCAGTATCAACATACATGTGTGCAAGTATCTCAGTGTTGTGGATAGGAATGGAAACAGAAGAATTCCCATGGGTGAACATAACCTCCACATTGGTGATCTCAGTCATCCCATCTCTATCCAAGCTATGTCTCTTGGGCAGATCAAATCATAG